The genomic interval AATTTTGACAATATAAGATTCAACACCTCCCGAATTTGATTGATATGGATTTAAAAAACTAACTTCCAGAATCCTCATTAACGTTCACATCCACATATACAGGACTAATAATAATATTACTATTTATGTATCAGTTATTTCATGATATTTCCAATCCCTGTTTATTGTTATATAGATATCGCGGACGTCATTTTAGCTATAATCACTGTAATATCCCAAAAATTTAGATGAATGCTAAAATGTGTTTCTTCCAGATTATGCTCAGGTTAAACCTATAAGAATACAGATAAATAATGTAATTGGCAATATTTATAATTATACTACAGATACCCTTGTCATGGTAGATGCCTCTGTTGTAATATTTGATTATGATAGAAAGGAGTTCATTAAAGATACTATTAAGTCCATAGTCTCTAATATAGGCAATCATAATATTGAAATTTTAGTAATTAAAAGTTACGAAGATGGAGAAATAGATGAATTTTTAAAAAATAATAACGTTAAATTTGTTACACTTTTAGATAACAAAAGCCAGAGCGATTACATTAAGTGTGCTGTTAAAGAATCGCTAGGAGAAATATTGATGTTTCACGATGATGACGACCAATTTGCCAACGACAAAATAGGTTATGTATGTAATTTATTCAATCAACATGAAGACCTCGGGTATTACCATAATAATTTTAATACCATAGACCAGGAAGGAAATGCTGTTTATAATAGAAATTATAAAACACCTGAGTTTGCATCTTTATACATTAAAAATTCTGAAAAAACACTGTATTTTAATAAAAAAATTAAATTAATAAACTACATTAGACCAGATTTTAATGCTACCTCTATCTGCATTAGAAAGTCTATCATAACAGATTTTCACAAAAACTTTGAATTTAATGTAAGGCCAGACACATTTCTATTGATCATGGCACTGCTCTCTGATTTATCACTTTTTTTCGATAATAAAGTGCTTACACATTACAGGTTATATGGAGATAATGTGAGTACTTCATACAATGCACCTGTAACTAAAATGCGTAAAACGTTCATGAAGGCGTTTTTGGAAGGAACTAAAATTTTTTCCTATTACTTGAATTTTTTAGAAGATACGCCATATTCCTATTACCTGCAATTGCGCATAATTAATCTGAAACTGGCTTACAATTTCTGGGCGCTGAAGAGAAAATATAAAATTACCCATTCGGAATTAAAAATTATTTTCCAGGCAGATTTGCTACATGAATCTGAATACTATATAATATCAATATTGCCCGCTAGATTGAAATTATTAGTGATGAGGTTAGCTTATAATGCTATTAAGGATTGAATTTTGAAACAAACTGTTTTTATTATTTTCGTTCTATTACAATATTAATACCTGTAAATCTATAATAAAAGTAAAATTTTTATTACTTATTATTTTTATAGAAGTATGTAATAATATCTTATGACAAAAACAATCGAACTGAGGGTATACGGTATGACATGCGACGATTGTGTGGAGCATGTTTCCAGCGGTTTAAAGAATGCAAACGGTGTAAATGACGCCTCCGTTTCACTTAAGGATGGTATGGCAGTTGTCAGAACTATAGATAAAACGAATCCCTATGATCTCATAAAACTGGATGTCTTTAAGGGCCAGTACAGGGCACAGGTAAGGAGTGTTAAAAATGACTGAATATGATCTGGCAATCATAGGCTGGGGAGCGGCGGGTTTTGCAGCGGCTATAAAGGCAAGTGAGCTAACATCTAACCAGATGAAAATAGCTTTGATCGGTACTGGTGAGTTGGGTGGTACCTGTGTAAACGTTGGTTGTGTTCCCTCAAAGTTTTTAATAGAGGCGTCCAAGAATTATAAGGAGGCGAAAAGTCCAGCATATGCCGGTATTACATCTTCTGCAACGATTGATTTTTCAGAATTTATGGAATCTTTAAATAAATTTGTCTCCGGAGAAAGGGAAACAAAATATACAAATGTAATGAAAAATTTCGAGAATATTGAGCTGATAGATGGTCTTGCAAAGTTCGTGGATAATAATACCATCTCGGTAAACAACACGGAGATCAAGGCAACCAATTTTATTATAGCTACAGGCTCCAGGACATTTATACCTGAGATCAGGGGGTTAACAGATTATTATACCAGTGATACAGTGTGGGAGATGAGAAAACTTCCGGGAAAGTTAGCTGTCATAGGTTCCGGAGAAGTGGCACTTGAACTGGCATACGCCTTTTCAAATTTCGGATCAGAAGTTCATATATTTAACAGGTCTAACAGGATACTGAAAGGGTTTGATGATGATGTTAATAGCCAGTTGACGGCTGCCTTAAAATCCAACGGAATAGTGTTCCATCTTGGAGTCAACTTCTATGAAATTAAGAATGAGGATGGCAAGAAAGATATAGTTACATGGACAGGGACATTTGGCGATTTCGATGAAATCATAGTCGCAACCGGAAGAATGCCCAACATCGATGGACTGGACCTCAGGGCAGGGGGAATTACAGCAGACAATGGCATTGTTGTTAACCCTGATTTCAGAACAACAAATCCGAAGATATATGCAGCAGGAGACTGTGTAAG from Ferroplasma acidiphilum carries:
- a CDS encoding glycosyltransferase family A protein is translated as MVDASVVIFDYDRKEFIKDTIKSIVSNIGNHNIEILVIKSYEDGEIDEFLKNNNVKFVTLLDNKSQSDYIKCAVKESLGEILMFHDDDDQFANDKIGYVCNLFNQHEDLGYYHNNFNTIDQEGNAVYNRNYKTPEFASLYIKNSEKTLYFNKKIKLINYIRPDFNATSICIRKSIITDFHKNFEFNVRPDTFLLIMALLSDLSLFFDNKVLTHYRLYGDNVSTSYNAPVTKMRKTFMKAFLEGTKIFSYYLNFLEDTPYSYYLQLRIINLKLAYNFWALKRKYKITHSELKIIFQADLLHESEYYIISILPARLKLLVMRLAYNAIKD
- the merA gene encoding mercury(II) reductase; its protein translation is MTEYDLAIIGWGAAGFAAAIKASELTSNQMKIALIGTGELGGTCVNVGCVPSKFLIEASKNYKEAKSPAYAGITSSATIDFSEFMESLNKFVSGERETKYTNVMKNFENIELIDGLAKFVDNNTISVNNTEIKATNFIIATGSRTFIPEIRGLTDYYTSDTVWEMRKLPGKLAVIGSGEVALELAYAFSNFGSEVHIFNRSNRILKGFDDDVNSQLTAALKSNGIVFHLGVNFYEIKNEDGKKDIVTWTGTFGDFDEIIVATGRMPNIDGLDLRAGGITADNGIVVNPDFRTTNPKIYAAGDCVRQSLKLETLAGKEGVIAVENILGGNRKINMQEVPWVVFTEPNVASVGYTEAELKKKHIEYDVRIVELKNVVKANILNSYTGIAKIISGKDKKILGIHVIAPMAAEFITEGVYLIKNGLTYDDLIDTIHVFPTVAESIKITGQAFIRDISKMSCCMD
- a CDS encoding cation transporter yields the protein MTKTIELRVYGMTCDDCVEHVSSGLKNANGVNDASVSLKDGMAVVRTIDKTNPYDLIKLDVFKGQYRAQVRSVKND